A window of Aromatoleum bremense genomic DNA:
TTCTGGGGCGCTTGCGAGTATGTTTAGTATTCATGCAGGCGACCATTATCGTGTGGCAATTGGAGGTATCGGTAGTTGTTCCGTCTCCTTTGTCTGACTGGATAGCCATTGACGTGGGGTTATTGGACGCCACTAAGTCACTATGCCACTCCGTGTGTTGCGGTATTCCTCAGCAATACTGATTTCCAATAGGCTAAGTTTGCAGGGGGACGTGCCATGCAAATAACGCCACCGCCAAAAGAATTGTGTATATGTGCATGTCAAATCTATGCTTTATGAATTGGAGTTTTAATGAACAAGATTAAGTGCGCCCTGATCGGCCCGGGCAACATCGGCACCGATCTTCTGTACAAACTTAAGCGCAGCCCCTTCCTCGAACCGGTGTGGATGATCGGCATCGACCCCGAATCCGAAGGCCTCAAGCGCGCCGCCGACATGGGCCTCAAGACCTGTGCCACCGGCGTCGATGGCTTCCTGCCGCATGTCCTCGCCGATAGCATCCAGATCGCCTTCGATGCGACCAGCGCCTACGTCCATGCCGAGAATAGTCGTAAGCTCAATGAGCTCGGCGTCCTGATGATCGACCTGACGCCGGCGGCCATCGGCCCCTACTGCGTGCCGCCGGTCAACCTCGTCGAGCACGTCGGCAAGCGCGAAATGAACGTCAATATGGTCACCTGCGGCGGACAAGCCACCATCCCGATGGTCGCTGCCGTCTCCCGTGTCCAGCCGGTCGCTTACGGCGAAATCGTCGCCACTGTCTCTTCGAAGAGCGCCGGCCCCGGCACCCGCAAGAATATCGACGAATTCACCCGCACGACCGCCGGTGCCGTCGAAAAGGTCGGCGGCGCCAAAAAAGGCAAGGCCATCATCATCATCAACCCGGCCGAACCACCGCTTGTCATGCGCGACACCGTGCATTGCCTGACCGAAACCGCGCCCGATCAGGAAAAAATAACTGAATCCATCCACGCCATGATCAAGGAAGTCCAGAAATACGTGCCGGGCTATCGCCTGGTCAACGGCCCAGTATTCGACGGCAACCGTGTGTCCGTCTACATGGAAGTCACCGGACTCGGGGATTTCCTCCCGACCTACGCCGGTAACCTCGACATCATGACTGCTGCCGGTGCCCGTACCGCCGAAATGTTCGCCGAAGAAATTATTGCTGGTCGCCTCACCCTCGAACCCAAGGTTGCTACCGGTTCCCCCAAACTGGCCGGTTGCGGTTCCAACTGATACGGAGAAAATAATCATGACCGCCAAAGGCAAGACCGTTACCGTCCACGACATGACCCTACGCGACGGGATGCATCCCAAGCGCCACCTGATGAGCCTCGACCAGATGGTGTCCATCGCCACCGGCCTTGATGCCGCTGGCATTCCGCTGATCGAAGTCACCCACGGCGATGGCCTCGGTGGGTCATCGGTCAACTACGGATTCCCGGCCCATACCGATGAAGAATACCTCGGCACCGTCATCCCCAAGATGAAGAACGCCAAGGTCTCCGCCCTGCTGCTCCCCGGCATCGGCACCGTCGACCACTTGAAGATGGCGCGCGACCTCGGCGTCAACACCATCCGTGTCGCCACCCACTGCACCGAGGCTGACGTCTCAGAGCAGCACATCACCATGGCCCGCAAGCTCGGCATGGACACCGTCGGTTTCCTCATGATGAGCCACATGAACAGCGCCGAAGGCCTGGTCAAGCAGGCCAAATTGATGGAAGGCTACGGCGCCAACTGCATCTACGTCACCGACTCGGCCGGTCACCTGCTGCCGGAAGGCGTCAAGGAACGTCTCGGTGCTGTGCGCGCTGCCCTCAAGCCGGAAACCGAACTCGGCTTCCACGGCCACCACAACCTGGCCATGGGCGTCGCCAACTCCATCGCCGCCATTGAAGTCGGCGCCAACCGCATCGATGCTGCTGCGGCCGGCCTCGGTGCCGGTGCCGGTAATACGCCGATGGAAGTCCTGATCGCCGTGTGCAGCCTGATGGGCATCGAAACCGGTGTCGATGTCGCCAAGATCACCGACGTTGCCGAAGACCTCGTGGTGCCAATGATGGACTTCCCGATCCGCATCGACCGTGATGCGCTGACCCTGGGTTATGCCGGGGTCTATGGCTCCTTCCTGCTCTTTGCCAAGCGGGCATCCGCCAAGTACGGCGTGCCGGCCCGCGACATTCTGGTCGAGCTGGGCCGCCGCGGTATGGTCGGCGGGCAGGAGGACATGATCGAGGATACCGCCATCACCATGGCCAAGGATCGCTCTATTGCCTCCGCATAATGCCACTTGGCGCTGAGCCTTTTATATATTTAACAGGGGGAGAGATGCAAATGAATCAATATACGGAATCTACAACCAGCAGGTTTGCCAAGATCAACGAGAAGGGATTTGAAGACTTCCAGGTTCATTTCAACGAAGCTGGCGACGGCGAGGCCGTCATCATGTTGCACGGTGGTGGGCCCGGGGCAGGTGGATGGAGTAACTATAGCCGCAATCTGGGCCCGCTGGTTCAAGCAGGTTATCGCGTGATTTTGAAGGACTCACCAGGATTTAATAAGTCTGACCCCGTCGTAATGGACGAACAGCGAGGTCTGGTGAACGCACGCGCCGTCAAGGGTTTGATGGATGCCCTAAACATCGAAAAAGCGCACCTGGTGGGCAACTCGATGGGGGGGGCCACCGCACTGAATTTTGCCATCGAATATCCGGAGCGCATCGGTAAGCTCATTCTGATGGGGCCGGGGGGGCTTGGCTCGAGTCTTTTTTCCGCGATGCCCATGGAAGGCATCAAATTGCTTTTCAAGCTGTATGCCGAGCCTACGCTTGAAAATTTGAAGCAAATGCTATCGGTATTTGTTTTTGATCAGACCCAGATCACCGATGAACTGATTGAGGGCCGCTGGCGGGCGATTCAGCATAATCAAGTACACCTTCGAAATTTTCTTGTCAGTACGCAACGCGTGCCATTGAGTGCTTGGGACGTTACATCGAGATTAGGAGAGATCAAGGCAGGAACGCTTGTCATCTGGGGGCGCGACGACCGCTTCGTACCTCTTGACCATGGATTGAAGTTGGCTTGGCACATCCATGATGCGCGCTTGCATGTCTTGCCTCGGTGCGGTCACTGGGCGCAATGGGAACATGCTGAAGAGTTTAATCGCTTGTTGATCGATTTCTTACAACATTGACACCAAAGGGGGCCCGATTGACCACTTTACTACGTAACCACCGGTTACGAACGAGAAGTAAGAATTTCGGATTTTCGAGATCAATAATCAGAAGCAATTAAACAGAACAGGAAGTAAGCCACCGCTTAGAAAAAACGGGGTTGATTTCTTTAATTAACATATAAAAATGGAGGAGGCTGTATGCAATTCAATCTTAAATCTAGTGTAATGGGCGTTGCTCTAGCAGGGGTATCCTATACTGCCTTGGCGACAACAAGCGATGTTTATCGCTTTGTCGGTCATGGTCCAGTTTCTGGGGCATTGGGTGGGGCCGCTACAGCCTTTGACGTCGGTGCGGCCGGCATGATGACAAATCCCGCTACCTTATCCCTTGGCAAGCCTGGGGAGGAAATGCACCTTGGAATGGACGTCATTTTTACAGATATATCAATCAAGAACACCGCGACGGGCGAATCCGCAAAATCCAAAGAGCATTCCAGCAACCGAGGACCCTATGCGGCTCCGCAAATGGCATATGCTTATCGTGCCGAACGATTTGCATTCGGTATTGGAGCCTTTGCACGTGGCGGAGTAGGCACAGAGTACGGAAAGGATAGCTTTCTTTCACGTGCAACAGGTGGATTGGATACGGGTTTGGAAAATTCAAGTCGCTTATTGACACTAAATATACCCATGGCCGCAAGCTTTCAGATGACTGATAGTCTTGCCGTTGGCGCAAGCGTGGATGCAGTGTGGCAGGGACTGAATTTAGATATGCTCCTCGGGGCCGATCAAGTGGGTTCCCTAATTGGCGCCGGGCGTGCGCAGGGAAGTTTGATCCCTGTGCTTGGAGGGTTGCCAGATATGCGTGGTGCGCATTTGAGCTTCACCAAGAATGAGCCAATTGCGAGTGGCACCGACGCCTGGGGCTGGGGAGGGAAAATCGGCCTGACGTACAAGGTCAGCAAGGATACGATCCTAGGTGCTTCGTACGTTCTTGAAACACATCTTGATGACATGACTGGGAGTGCTACCCTTACCGCAATTGACGGCTTGGTAGGCCAAGTCAAGCTAGATGGAAAGATTCGTATTAAAGACTTCCAATCGCCGGCACAATTGAATTTCGGAATAAGCCATCGTTTTGACGATCAGTGGATGGTCGTGGCGGATATCTCCAGGGTATTCTGGAAACATGCAGTAAAAGATATTCATGTCTCCTTTGTTTCAAACGCTGGTCAAAATATCGATATTGATCTGCCTCAAAACTATAAGGACCAGACTGCATTGTCGTTGGGTGTCGCCTACACTTCCGGAAAATGGACATTGCGCGGAGGTGCTCGTGTTACTACACAGGCTTTGAGATCGGACACGGTATTGGCTGTAATCCCTTCCATTCCAAATAGATTCGGGACTCTTGGCTTTGGTTACCAACTTACACCTATGAGTAGTTTTGATTTTGCTTGGACTCATTCATTTAAAAAGACGATGCAAAACTCTTCATTGCCAAACACGTCTGCTCCTATCGAAATAAATCACGCCCAAGATAGTGCCACTTTTGCCTTCACTTATCGTTTTTAGGTTTGATATTAAGTTGAAATTGTCATGGTTGTGCAAATCTTAAAATTACAAGATTCTACCTGTTTTAATATTTTATGGTGAATTAACTAGGAAATTGAAATGACCAACGTAGAAATTGGAAAAGAAATCGTCGCTGCTGGAATTAAGACCAATTATCACGAGCTCGGAACAGGAGATCCTGTTTTTCTTATTCACGGATCGGGTCCAGGTGTCAGCGCTTATGCAAATTGGCGCTTGGTGTTGCCAACACTGGGGCAATTATTTCGCGTCATAGCACCGGATATGGCGGGGTTCGGTTTTACAGAGCGCCCGAAGAATTACATCTACTCAAAGGATAATTGGGTTGGGCACATCATAGGTATGCTTGACGCATTAAAAATCGAGCGTGCAGATTTTATTGGGAATTCTTTCGGTGGTGCCCTTGCAATCGCAACCGCCGTTAAGCACCCCGAACGCGTTGGCCGTTTGGTCTTGATGGGCGCAGCAGGAACACATTTTGAACTTACCCCTGGGCTGGATGCAGTTTGGGGTTATACGCCGTCAATTGAAAAAATGCGCAACCTGCTGGATATATTTGCCTTCGATCGTTCGCTTGTGAATGATGAACTTGCAAAACTGCGTTATGAGGCAAGCATTCGGCCAGGCTTTCAAGAGTCATTCGGCAGTATGTTCCCCGCTCCTCGGCAGCGCTGGGTTGACGCACTGGCGAGCTCGGATGAGCAAATTCGCAACCTCGCGAATGAGGTGCTTTTGATTCACGGCCGTGATGACCAGGTGGTACCACTGTCAAGCAGTCTTCGTCTTTTTCAACTATTGGAGAACGTCCAGTTGCATTCTTTTGCTCGCTGTGGGCACTGGGTGCAAATTGAAGCCGCCAATGACTTTTGTAGATTGGTTGTAGACTTTCTTAGCAAGCCGCATTGATTGAGCGTTCTGCGCATCCGGCGAAATTTCTTCTTCCAGATAATTGGGTAATGCGTCCGAATTGATTGGAAGGAGAAATCGAGTTGATGGTCTCATGAAGGCGTTACCGCTGGTTGTGGAACCAAGTCCTTCTTATACAAGACTCACATAGCCTCATCGTGTATCGCCTGCATGGTCGTGGTCGCGTCCAATGAAAGGGCTGTTTTAGTTGCGAAGGAAAGTCGCCTTCCTTTGCGCTCTTCCGCCCCGCGTCCCGTCTGACTCGGAAGGCTGTGCAGATCTACTGTGGTATCGCTACCGACCGCGCCTATCCACCACGTACCGGCCCGTACAGCCATATCGATCTGACGCACGCCTTGGCTGTTATTGAACGGGTCAAACATACCTGGTTCGGAACGGCTTGGACGCGAGGCTGCGAGCAAATCCCATTGGGTTCCCGTCTAGTATTTCAGTAGCGCCTGACGAGTAATTCATCGCTTCTGGATAGGCGGTCCAACCGACAGTCCTCGTGATTTGACTAGAACTGCAAGTATCCCGAGGCTGCAAGTGGAACCGTACGGTAACATCACGATGGAGGACAAACCATGGAGTTGCGCCACCTTCGCTGCTTCGCTGTCCTGGCGGAGGAACTGCACTTCACCCGTGCTGCTGAAAGGCTGCATATCGAGCAGTCCCCCCTGTCCCGTACCATCAAGGAGCTCGAAGACGAACTTGGCGCACTGCTATTCGATCGTGACCGCCGCGGCACACGGCTGACACAGGCCGGTGCAGTTTATCTCCAGGATGTGCTTCGGTTGTTCTCGACGCTGGAACTTGCCCGTGAAAACGTAAAAGCGGTTTCGTCAGGCTATCAGGGGATTCTTCGCATCGCCGTCCCCTGCGGCTGCATCGATCCGCGGCTATCTGGCTTTCTCGCACGCTGTCGCGAGGAAGATCCGGAAGTCGAGATACGTTTGACAGAAGCGACGCTGGCCGAGCAGGTGCGCGGACTGCGTTCGGGCAGCTTCAATGTGGGGTTTGCACATACCACCGACGTCGGGGATGGAATCGTTGCCGAACCGATCTGGATTGATCCGCTGGTCGTGGCCGTATCGGCACGGCATCCGCTGCTCGTTCACAAGCAGGTGCCCTTGGAGGAGTTGGTGCGTTATCCGCTCGTAATGGCTGATCCCCGGTTGTTCGGGCGGAGCAATTGCGAGCTGGATCGATTGCTGCACACCGCGACGGGCAAACCCGGCGCCGTCGAGCACGTCGCCTCGATGGACATGATGCTGACGCTGGTCGCAGCCGGTTATGGCGTTGGGTTCGCGAACGCTGCACGAATCAGAGTTTGTCATCGCCCCGACGTGGTGACTCGTCCTCTCGCGGCCCAAAATGTCACCCACACCACGTACCTGTTACGACCGGACAGTGGCGCGGACACCCCTTGCGCCATACCTCTGGACCGCTTTATGGCGCGTCTACACGCTCAAATCGACGAGTAACGGGCAAAGCCCGGTGCCGTTCACCGGTTACGTCTTTGGCCCCGAGCGCAGGTTATCCTCCGTCACAGCGATCAGATCAGCGGCACTTCTGTTCAGAGCCCCGGCGATTCTGAGGATCAGCGCCAGCGTGGGCATGTGCTCACCCCGTTCTATCTTTCCCATGTGGGAGCGCTCGATTTCCGCCAACGACGCCAGCTCCTCCTGAGCCATTCCCTGTTCCATCCGTGCCGCACGAACCGCCAGGCCGAAGGCCAGCGCAGGCTCAGGTTCGTAGGTGGTCGATCCGACAGGGCGGCCTCGCTGGACAGTACGCTTTTGCATCGGCAAAAGCGTCGAATATCGCGATACTTTTAACCACGTTAAATTTAACTCTTTGCTATGATGCTTGCTGCCACGGTCTGGCCTCCATCACGAAATGGCATCCATGAGTGCCCCCAGCCAATCGTCGATACTCAAACTCGCCGTTTCGGCTGACGCGCTGTCGCCACAGCTGGCGACCCTACTTGCCCTGCAACGTGCCGAGGAGCCGGAAACCCTCGTCCTGCTGCAGGAGGTCACTGCCGGCGATCTGGTCCGTGGCCTGGAAAACGGCGATTGCGACATGGGCATGGCGGTGAGGGCGACGTCAACGCACCTGGCGTTGGACACTCAGCCACTTTGGGGTGACGAACTGGCTTTGGCGGTTCCGTTACGCTCGCCGCTGCTTGCCCACGTCGAGGTGTCATTGGATGCGCTGCTGCACTATCCACTGGTTCGGTGGTGCCCACGGGCATGTGAAGCGCTGAGCCAGCAGGTTGATGCTGTCATTGGGCCTGAAGACCGTTCTGCCCGGGAGGTCAATTCCTTCGAACTCATGGCTCTGCTGGTGGCGGCAGGCTACGGTGTCGGCATTGCGCCCCGATCGCGCATCGCGCAGGCACGTGGCTGGGGTGTTGCCATGCGCCCCCTGGCCGACGGTCCCTATCTCATCCGAACCCAGTTGCTGCTGCCGTCGCGAGGGTGTGTGCCGGCTGTCGAGAGGTTTGCCGAACGGGCGGCGAAGATCACGGAGACCAGGTCGGCGTGATCAGGCGTCCATCGTACGTTCGCGTGTTTCCAGACGAAAGCGGCACGCGGCATCTTGCTGTGCAAGTTCGCCATCGCGCGTATCGCTAGGCGTACCGGGACAGTTGTGGAGTCCGACTATCGCGTTGCACCACCCTTTCGCTGACAGCGCTGCATACCAGATGAACGACGAGGTGAAGATTCTCCAGCGTCACTGCCTCGATGGGGGACTGCCCTTGGAAGAGATCGCTCGGCCGTGTGAGTGCATGGTAGATGTGCCACGTGTCGATTCCCGGGGGCATCTGCTTGAGGATGGTCTGGATCAGGCGGCGCTTGAGCGGATCGAGCTGCCAATCCGGCACGCGCTGTCCCCGGTTGCCCAGGCTGATCGACAGGAGGTTGCCGGCCTGGATTTCGTAAGTGATCCAGCGACGGGACTTGCCTGCGAGCTTGGCATAGTCGGCGACCGACAGGTTGTGCGGAGCCTCCAGAATGTCGAGCAGGATCATCCGCTCGCGCTGGACGTTGGAGATGGCCGGCTCGATCTTGGGCACGCGCACTGCGGAAAGGCGCTGCACCGGAGCCGTGGCCAGCGCCATGGCCCCCTGGAGCGGTTGCGACACCACCAGCGTGGGAGCAGCCCTGGCCGCCGACAACGGTTGCGCCTCCGCTTCGGTGGCGACCACGGGAAAGCCATCCAGTTTAATGGACAGCAGCGTACTGGCCGCTTCGACCTGCCCCTGCTCGAACAGGTCCAGCCGGTCCGCCCAGTCCTGCATCATGCGTCGGCGCTGCTCCACATACTTGGCGTGGTTGTAGGTTGCGCGAACCTGGTTGGGATCGACGTGGGAAAGCTGTGCATCCACCCATTTCTCGGGATACCCCAGTTCGTTGAGTGCGGTCGAGATGGTTCCGCGGATGCCGTGGCCGGTCAGCCGGCCCTTGTATCCCAAGCGATGCAGTGCCTTGTTGAGGGTGTTCTCGCTGATGCGCTGCTTGAGGCTCTTGTCCCCCGGGAACAGGTACGTCTGGGCTGGCTTGAACTGGTCGAGCATGTGCCGAACGATCTCGATCGCCTGCACGGACAGCGGCACGATGTAGGGTGGGATGTCCTCCGGCCGGACGTTCTCCTTCTGCATCTTCAATTCCAGCTGTTTCACCACCTCCGGCGGGATGATCCACAGGCCATCGTCGAGGTGGAACTGTTCTGGCGTCGCCAGCCGCAGTTCCCCGGTCCGCACGCCGGTCAGCAACAGCAGGCGGAGGCCAAGCTGCGTTTTCAGCTTGCCGGGGTACTTGCGCAGCAACTGCAAGAACTCGGGCAATTCGGGCATGCGCAGGAAGGGGTTGTGGCGTACCGGCGGCTGGGGCATGGCGACCACATCCAGGTCGGAGGCCGGGTTCTGTTCCAGGCCCGGCACGATCACGAGGGCATACCGGAAGAGTTGGTTGAACCAGGTGCGCACCTTCTCGGCGATGGATGGCGCGCCGCGCTTCTCGATGCGGCCGACGATTTCAAGTAGGTCGGCGCGGGTGATCTCGTAGATCGAACGCTTGCGCAGGCTCGGCAGGATGTCGTTCTTGAAGATGCGCGGGATCATCGACAGCGTGGTCTGCCGGCCTTTCTTGAGGCGCCCCTGCGCCCGGAAGGCGAGCCACTTGTCGTACACCGCCTCAAAGGTGTTCTGCTCGGCCTGGGTGGCGATGTGCCGATCCTTTTCTCGCTGCCGCTGTGGGTTGATGCCTTTGGCCACCTGCGCCCGCGCGTTGTCGCGGCGCTCGCGCGCTTCGCGCAGGCTGATCTCCGGGTACGTCCCCAGGGACATCCGCTTCTGTTGGCCCAGCCAGGTGTAGCGGAAGTGCCAGGACTTGGTGCCCTTGTCCGAGACCGCCAACGAGAGGCCGTCGAAATCGGGGATCGTGTAGTCCTTTCCGGTGGCCTTTGCCTGCCGGACGAACATGTCGGTGAGTGCCATGCTTGCTCCTGAACAGAGTCAGGAGTCAGATGCTCATCCCGGCACCCGCTCGGCCCAAGGAACAATCCGGACTCGAACACAACCGCTTTGATGGACTGCCGGATGGACTAATTTAGTCCAGCAGTGGGTGGATTTCGGTGGATCTCATTGGAATGTTGTCTAGCGAAAAATTCTTTTCTGACAACCGCTTATGGAACTCAGTGGATTTCCATGGAAGCCTAATTGGAGCGGGCGATGGGAATCGAACCCACGGCTCTAGCTTGGGAAGCTAGGGTATTACCATTATACGACGCCCGCGCTTCAGCCCGATTTGCGCTGAACAGGGCTGCCATTCTAATGGCGGGCGCGGCAGCGCGCAATGCGTGAGTCAGGCGTGCGGCGGGGGCTTCGGGGAAACCGGCGACCGGGCAAGCGCCGGCGGGGGACATGGTAAGATTTCGGTTCATTGCACCCTCGACAGCTTCAGCATGATTGAGCTCATCATCAATGGCAAACCCGAGCGCCTCGACGACGCGCCGACCGTGCTCGCGCTGCTCGAAGCCAGGCAGCTTGCCGGCAAGCGTCTCGCAGTCGAACGCAACGGCGAGATCGTGCCGAAAGGGCAGCATGCGCACACGCTGCTCGCTGACGGCGACCGGCTCGAGATCGTCGTCGCGGTCGGCGGCGGCTGAAGCCTTCGCCGCCCCGGCTGGCGGTCGCTGAGCCGCGCCTTCATCAACCCGATTCCTACAGGCCGAACATGAACGACTCCCTGACGATCGCAGGCAAGTCCTACCGCTCCCGTTTGCTGGTGGGCACCGGAAAATACAAGGATTTCGCCGAGACGCGCGCCGCGATCGATGCGAGCGGCGCCGAGATCGTCACCGTCGCGATCCGCCGCACGAACATCGGCCAGAACGCCGATGAGCCGAACCTGCTCGACGTGCTGCCGCCCGAGCGCTTCACGATCCTGCCGAACACGGCCGGCTGCTACACCGCGGACGACGCGGTGCGCACGCTGCGGCTCGCGCGCGAGCTGCTCGATGGTCACGCGCTGGTCAAGCTCGAAGTGCTCGGCGACCCGGTGAGCCTGTTTCCGAACATGCCTGAGACGCTGAAGGCGGCCGAAACCCTCGTCAAGGACGGTTTCCAGGTGATGGTGTACTGCGCCGACGACCCGATCCAGGCGAAGATGCTCGAGGACATCGGCTGTGTCGCGGTGATGCCGCTGGCGTCCCTGATCGGCTCCGGCATGGGCATCCTGAATCCGTGGAACCTGCGGCTGATCATCGACCAGGCGAACGTGCCGGTCCTCGTCGATGCCGGCGTCGGTACCGCATCCGACGCGGCGATCGCGATGGAGCTCGGCTGCGACGGCGTGCTGATGAATACTGCGATCGCGCACGCGAAGGACCCCGTGCTGATGGCGTCGGCGATGAAGAAGGCGGTCGAGGCCGGGCGCGAGGCGTTTCTTGCCGGACGCATGCCGCGCAAGCATTATTCGGCCGATCCGAGCTCGCCGACGAGCGGTCTGATCGGTTCCTGAACGAACGTCGCGCGCGCCGCCTGCAAGCTGGACCGCGCGCGTCGACCCTTTTCGCCGTGCCGGCACGCGCGCCGGTATGGATTCGCACGACGTTACGATCCCCGACGATGACTTTTCCCTCCCACAACCCGCCGGAAACCGGGCATCCATCCGCAGCTCCGGACGAAGCGCTCCCGGCCGCGGAAGCCCCTGTGCCGGGCGACCCGGAAGCGCGTTTTTCGAGCCGCTCGATCCGCAGCTTCGTGCTGCGCCAGGGACGCATGTCGGTCGCGCAGCAGCGCCACCTCGACGAGACGCTGCCGAAAGTCGGCATTCCCTACCGCGTCGCGCCGCTCGATCTCGACGCGGCGTTCGGACGTGCGGCGCCGAAAATCGTCGAAATCGGTTTCGGCATGGGCGAGACGACCGCGAAAATCGCCGCTGCGCTGCCCGACAAGGATTTCCTCGCGATCGAAGTGCACGGGCCGGG
This region includes:
- a CDS encoding acetaldehyde dehydrogenase (acetylating), which gives rise to MNKIKCALIGPGNIGTDLLYKLKRSPFLEPVWMIGIDPESEGLKRAADMGLKTCATGVDGFLPHVLADSIQIAFDATSAYVHAENSRKLNELGVLMIDLTPAAIGPYCVPPVNLVEHVGKREMNVNMVTCGGQATIPMVAAVSRVQPVAYGEIVATVSSKSAGPGTRKNIDEFTRTTAGAVEKVGGAKKGKAIIIINPAEPPLVMRDTVHCLTETAPDQEKITESIHAMIKEVQKYVPGYRLVNGPVFDGNRVSVYMEVTGLGDFLPTYAGNLDIMTAAGARTAEMFAEEIIAGRLTLEPKVATGSPKLAGCGSN
- the dmpG gene encoding 4-hydroxy-2-oxovalerate aldolase; amino-acid sequence: MTAKGKTVTVHDMTLRDGMHPKRHLMSLDQMVSIATGLDAAGIPLIEVTHGDGLGGSSVNYGFPAHTDEEYLGTVIPKMKNAKVSALLLPGIGTVDHLKMARDLGVNTIRVATHCTEADVSEQHITMARKLGMDTVGFLMMSHMNSAEGLVKQAKLMEGYGANCIYVTDSAGHLLPEGVKERLGAVRAALKPETELGFHGHHNLAMGVANSIAAIEVGANRIDAAAAGLGAGAGNTPMEVLIAVCSLMGIETGVDVAKITDVAEDLVVPMMDFPIRIDRDALTLGYAGVYGSFLLFAKRASAKYGVPARDILVELGRRGMVGGQEDMIEDTAITMAKDRSIASA
- the bphD gene encoding 2-hydroxy-6-oxo-6-phenylhexa-2,4-dienoate hydrolase; the protein is MNQYTESTTSRFAKINEKGFEDFQVHFNEAGDGEAVIMLHGGGPGAGGWSNYSRNLGPLVQAGYRVILKDSPGFNKSDPVVMDEQRGLVNARAVKGLMDALNIEKAHLVGNSMGGATALNFAIEYPERIGKLILMGPGGLGSSLFSAMPMEGIKLLFKLYAEPTLENLKQMLSVFVFDQTQITDELIEGRWRAIQHNQVHLRNFLVSTQRVPLSAWDVTSRLGEIKAGTLVIWGRDDRFVPLDHGLKLAWHIHDARLHVLPRCGHWAQWEHAEEFNRLLIDFLQH
- a CDS encoding OmpP1/FadL family transporter is translated as MQFNLKSSVMGVALAGVSYTALATTSDVYRFVGHGPVSGALGGAATAFDVGAAGMMTNPATLSLGKPGEEMHLGMDVIFTDISIKNTATGESAKSKEHSSNRGPYAAPQMAYAYRAERFAFGIGAFARGGVGTEYGKDSFLSRATGGLDTGLENSSRLLTLNIPMAASFQMTDSLAVGASVDAVWQGLNLDMLLGADQVGSLIGAGRAQGSLIPVLGGLPDMRGAHLSFTKNEPIASGTDAWGWGGKIGLTYKVSKDTILGASYVLETHLDDMTGSATLTAIDGLVGQVKLDGKIRIKDFQSPAQLNFGISHRFDDQWMVVADISRVFWKHAVKDIHVSFVSNAGQNIDIDLPQNYKDQTALSLGVAYTSGKWTLRGGARVTTQALRSDTVLAVIPSIPNRFGTLGFGYQLTPMSSFDFAWTHSFKKTMQNSSLPNTSAPIEINHAQDSATFAFTYRF
- a CDS encoding alpha/beta fold hydrolase, giving the protein MTNVEIGKEIVAAGIKTNYHELGTGDPVFLIHGSGPGVSAYANWRLVLPTLGQLFRVIAPDMAGFGFTERPKNYIYSKDNWVGHIIGMLDALKIERADFIGNSFGGALAIATAVKHPERVGRLVLMGAAGTHFELTPGLDAVWGYTPSIEKMRNLLDIFAFDRSLVNDELAKLRYEASIRPGFQESFGSMFPAPRQRWVDALASSDEQIRNLANEVLLIHGRDDQVVPLSSSLRLFQLLENVQLHSFARCGHWVQIEAANDFCRLVVDFLSKPH
- a CDS encoding LysR family transcriptional regulator encodes the protein MELRHLRCFAVLAEELHFTRAAERLHIEQSPLSRTIKELEDELGALLFDRDRRGTRLTQAGAVYLQDVLRLFSTLELARENVKAVSSGYQGILRIAVPCGCIDPRLSGFLARCREEDPEVEIRLTEATLAEQVRGLRSGSFNVGFAHTTDVGDGIVAEPIWIDPLVVAVSARHPLLVHKQVPLEELVRYPLVMADPRLFGRSNCELDRLLHTATGKPGAVEHVASMDMMLTLVAAGYGVGFANAARIRVCHRPDVVTRPLAAQNVTHTTYLLRPDSGADTPCAIPLDRFMARLHAQIDE
- a CDS encoding helix-turn-helix domain-containing protein; the protein is MQKRTVQRGRPVGSTTYEPEPALAFGLAVRAARMEQGMAQEELASLAEIERSHMGKIERGEHMPTLALILRIAGALNRSAADLIAVTEDNLRSGPKT
- a CDS encoding LysR family substrate-binding domain-containing protein, with amino-acid sequence MSAPSQSSILKLAVSADALSPQLATLLALQRAEEPETLVLLQEVTAGDLVRGLENGDCDMGMAVRATSTHLALDTQPLWGDELALAVPLRSPLLAHVEVSLDALLHYPLVRWCPRACEALSQQVDAVIGPEDRSAREVNSFELMALLVAAGYGVGIAPRSRIAQARGWGVAMRPLADGPYLIRTQLLLPSRGCVPAVERFAERAAKITETRSA
- a CDS encoding tyrosine-type recombinase/integrase, translating into MALTDMFVRQAKATGKDYTIPDFDGLSLAVSDKGTKSWHFRYTWLGQQKRMSLGTYPEISLREARERRDNARAQVAKGINPQRQREKDRHIATQAEQNTFEAVYDKWLAFRAQGRLKKGRQTTLSMIPRIFKNDILPSLRKRSIYEITRADLLEIVGRIEKRGAPSIAEKVRTWFNQLFRYALVIVPGLEQNPASDLDVVAMPQPPVRHNPFLRMPELPEFLQLLRKYPGKLKTQLGLRLLLLTGVRTGELRLATPEQFHLDDGLWIIPPEVVKQLELKMQKENVRPEDIPPYIVPLSVQAIEIVRHMLDQFKPAQTYLFPGDKSLKQRISENTLNKALHRLGYKGRLTGHGIRGTISTALNELGYPEKWVDAQLSHVDPNQVRATYNHAKYVEQRRRMMQDWADRLDLFEQGQVEAASTLLSIKLDGFPVVATEAEAQPLSAARAAPTLVVSQPLQGAMALATAPVQRLSAVRVPKIEPAISNVQRERMILLDILEAPHNLSVADYAKLAGKSRRWITYEIQAGNLLSISLGNRGQRVPDWQLDPLKRRLIQTILKQMPPGIDTWHIYHALTRPSDLFQGQSPIEAVTLENLHLVVHLVCSAVSERVVQRDSRTPQLSRYA
- the thiS gene encoding sulfur carrier protein ThiS gives rise to the protein MIELIINGKPERLDDAPTVLALLEARQLAGKRLAVERNGEIVPKGQHAHTLLADGDRLEIVVAVGGG